In Spirochaetales bacterium, the sequence ATTTCAATTCGAGTCTTTTCTTTCCCCCAGCAGTCAGGGAAGATGTCTTCATTCTTTACGGATTCGTTCGCATTGCCGATGATTTCGTCGACAATATCCCCCAGGACTCGGATGGTTTTTCCCGCTTCAAGGATCAGTATTATCAATGCCTCAAGGGCAGGAAAAGCGGTGAGATCATCATTGATGATTTTGTCGAACTCATGAAGAGAAAGGCTTTCGATCCCTCATGGATCGACGCCTTTTTGCAGTCGATGGAATGGGACCTGACAAAATCCGTTTACACAACCCTCGAGGAAACCCTTTTATATATTTACGGATCCGCCGAAGTAATCGGTCTGTTCATGTCCCGGATACTCGACCTTCCCGAAAAGGCTTTTCATGCGGCGCGAATGCAGGGCAGGGCGATGCAGTACATCAACTTCATCCGTGATATTGCGGAAGACAATGCCCTCGGCCGCAGGTACCTTCCCCTTGAAGATTCAGGCCTTTCATCCCTGAACGAAAATCATGTCCGAGCGCATACCTCCCGGTTCATCGCTTTTCACCGAAAACAGATCGACAGGTACGAAAGCTGGCAAAAGGAAGCGGAAAAAGGATACCGCTACATTCCGCGCCGTTACCTGATCCCGATCAAGACCGCAGCCGATATGTACCTCTGGTCCGCAGATAAAATAAGAAAAGATCCTTTGATTGTCTATAAAAAAAAGGTCAAACCTCCAAAATGGAGAATACTGCTGCAATTACTGAAGAATATGGTGGAACAACCGGGATGAAGAGGGAGATCGGGATTCTTTTTATTCGATACAAGTCACTCATTGAAAGAAATATTGCGATATCTTTCGCGGTCGGTTTCCTCCTGCATATCATTCCGTTTACCAGACCGTTCGCGCTTTTCGTCACCCCCTTTTTTCTCCTGATTGCCGGATTGTTTGTGCTATTCTCCGTTTCATTTCCCCCGGACAGATATCTCTTTGTGTGGTACGCCGTTGTTTTTCTTCTGACATTTTTCATCGAGGTAATCGGCGTTAATACGGGCCTTGTTTTCGGGTCATATGCCTACGGCCCGGTCCTCGGACCCGCTATCTTCGGTGTACCCCCCTTAATCGGTCTCAACTGGACCATCATTATTTTGGGAACAACAATCTTTTTTGCACATAAAATCAACAATATCTTTCTATCTGCACTCCTCACCGCCTCTGCCTGTCTTGTGTTCGATATAATTCTCGAACCGGTGGCAATGCATTTCAATTACTGGCGGTGGGCGGGAGGGACGATTCCCTTTCAGAATTACCTCGCATGGTTTTTGATTTCATTGTGCGCCTCGATTTCCCTGCTGGCCGGGAAAAAGAAATACGGAAATTTTCTTCCCGCATTCTATGTGTTCATACAGGCCGCCTTTTTCTTTTCTCTCCTTGTTTTCATCTTTATCGCGGAGTGGTCTCATGAAATATTTCTTTAGTGAACAGAAA encodes:
- a CDS encoding phytoene/squalene synthase family protein, with product MAITTIHYKTFKRGSKTYFNSSLFFPPAVREDVFILYGFVRIADDFVDNIPQDSDGFSRFKDQYYQCLKGRKSGEIIIDDFVELMKRKAFDPSWIDAFLQSMEWDLTKSVYTTLEETLLYIYGSAEVIGLFMSRILDLPEKAFHAARMQGRAMQYINFIRDIAEDNALGRRYLPLEDSGLSSLNENHVRAHTSRFIAFHRKQIDRYESWQKEAEKGYRYIPRRYLIPIKTAADMYLWSADKIRKDPLIVYKKKVKPPKWRILLQLLKNMVEQPG
- a CDS encoding carotenoid biosynthesis protein, whose product is MKREIGILFIRYKSLIERNIAISFAVGFLLHIIPFTRPFALFVTPFFLLIAGLFVLFSVSFPPDRYLFVWYAVVFLLTFFIEVIGVNTGLVFGSYAYGPVLGPAIFGVPPLIGLNWTIIILGTTIFFAHKINNIFLSALLTASACLVFDIILEPVAMHFNYWRWAGGTIPFQNYLAWFLISLCASISLLAGKKKYGNFLPAFYVFIQAAFFFSLLVFIFIAEWSHEIFL